In the Flavobacteriales bacterium genome, GACGTCGCCCTGATGTTCCAGCACCTGGACGAGTTCAACTTCCTCATCGGGCTGGCGGCCTTCCTGATGGCGCAGATCTGCTACGCGGTGGCCTTCCTGCACAACGCAGTGGAGGTGGACGGCGCGGAAGGGATATGGGTGTCCGTGCTGATCATGGTGCTGCTTCTGAGCTACGGCTTCTTCTTCGCCTACGACCTGATGCCTTACCTGGACGAGGCGCTGGTGCTTCCCGTGGTGGCCTACGCCATCGCGATCTCGCTGATGGGGGTGGCCGCGGGCTTCCGCTTCCGCCGCACCTTTCCGCGCAGCTTCTGGATGGTCTTCGTCGGCGCCGTGCTCTTCGTCGCCTCGGACAGCCTTCTGGCCCGCAACCGGTTCGCACGGCCGGTGCCCATGGGCGACGTGTTGATCATGGTCACTTACGCCGGGGCGCAATTCCTCATCGCGGCCGGCTGCCTGGTGCACGTGCTCGATCCCGAGGAACGGCGGCGACGCCACGCCCTGCGCACCTGAGGCGCCTCAGCTGATCCGGCCCCACACGGCCTTGTCCTTCATGCGGTCCTCCATGGCCCGGGCGATGGGCGCATGGGCCGGATCGCGCAGCTCGGGATCGCTGTCGGTGATGCGGATGGCGGCGGCGCGCGCCTGCTGCAGCAGCTCCACATCGTGCACCAGGTCGGCCAGATGCAGCTGGGGCAGCCCGCTCTGCTGGGTGCCCATCAGGTCGCCGGGCCCCCTGAGCCGCAGGTCGGCCTCGGCGATCTCGAAGCCGTCGTTGGTGCGCACCATGGTGCCGATGCGTTCCCGCGCCTCGGCCCCCAGCTTGTCGCCGGTCATCAGGATGCAGAAGCTCTGCTCCGCCCCGCGCCCCACGCGCCCGCGCAGCTGATGCAGCTGGCTCAGCCCGAAGCGCTCGGCGTTCTCGATCACCATCACGCTCGCGTTCGGCACGTCCACCCCCACCTCGATCACCGTGGTGGCCACCAGGATGTTGGTCTCCCCCTTCTTGAACCGGGCCATCTCGATGTCCTTCGTGGCCTGGTCCATGCGGCCGTGCACGATGCTCACCGCGTACTGCGGCAGCGGGAAGCGGCGCGTGATGGCCTCGAAGCCGTCCGTCAGGTCCTTCAGGTCGTTCTTCTCGCTCTCCTCGATCAGCGGGTACACCACGTACACCTGGCGCCCCTTGCGGATCTCGTCCTCCAGGAAGGCGAACACCGCGTTGCGCGCCGAGTCGAAGCGGTGCACGGTCTTCACGGGCTTGCGTCCGGGCGGCAGCTCGTCGATCACGCTCACGTCCAAGTCGCCGTAGAGCGTCATCGCCAGCGTGCGGGGGATGGGCGTGGCCGTCATCACCAGCACATGGGGCGGCACGGTGTTCTTGGCCCAGAGGCGCGCCCGTTGCGCCACCCCGAAACGGTGCTGCTCATCGATCACCACCAGGCCAAGGTCGTGGAACTGCACGGGGTCCTCCAGCAGGGCGTGCGTCCCGATGAGGATGTGGATGTGGCCGCTGCGCAGGGCGGTGAGCAGGCTTCTCCGCTCCGCGGCCTTGGTGCTTCCGGTGAGCAGGCGCACCTCCACGGGCATGTCCTTGAGCATCGCACTGATCGTGGCGAAGTGCTGCTGGGCAAGGATCTCCGTGGGCGCCATCAGGGCGGCCTGGCGGCCGTTGTCCAGGGCGATCAGCATGCTGAGCAGCGCCACCAGCGTCTTGCCGCTGCCCACGTCGCCCTGCACCAGGCGGTTCATTTGCCGGCCGCTGCCCAGGTCGCGCCGCACCTCCTTCACCACGCGCTTCTGGGCGTTGGTGGGCTCGAAGGGCAGGTGCTCCTTGTAGAAGCGGTTCAACAGCTCGCCCACCCGGTCGAAGCACTGGCCTTCCACCCGCTCCTGCACGAGCTTCTTCTGGCGGATGAGCTCCAGCTGGATGAAGAAGAGCTCCTCGAACTTCTGCCGGCGCGTGGCCACGGCGAGCTGCTGGGCATCGGTGGGGGCGTGCAGCTGGTGGAAGGCCTGCGCACGCGGCATGCCGCCCAGCCAGGCCACCAGTTCGGCGCTGAGCGTCTCGGGCAGGTGCATCCCGGGCTGGTTCACCAGCACCTTGGTGAGCTTGCCGATGGCGCGGCTGTGCAGGCCCTTGGCCGCCGCCTTCTCGGTGGTGCTGTACACGGGCTGCAGGCCGGTGACACCACCCACCTGCCAGGACTCCTCGCTCTCCAGTTCCGGATGCGCGATGTTCGGCCGGCCCTTGAACACGCTCACCTTGCCGTACACCACGTACACCACGCCCTCACGCAGCAGCTGCAGCAGCCACTTCAAGCCCTTGAACCACACCAGTTCGATGCTTCCGGTTCCATCGCTGAGCACGGCGGTGAGGCGCTTGCCCTGCTTCTGCCCCACCTGCTTGATGCCCGTGAGCGTCCCCTTCAACTGCACGGCCAAGCCCTCCTCCACCGCGTCCTTCACCGCGTGGAAGTGCGAGCGGTCCACGTAGCGGAACGGGAAGTGGTGCAGCAGGTCGTTGAAGGTGGCGATCCCGAGCTCCTTGCGGAACAGCTCACCCCGCTGCGGGCCCACGCCCTTCAGGTACTCGATGGGGGTCTCGGTCCACGGCTGCATCACGACGGGCCAAGTTAACGGCACACCTCCGGGTTACCTTCGAGGGATGGCAGCCCGGCGCGCGTCCTCCCTGCCGCTCCGGATGGAGCGTGCGGTGACGGCCCTTGAACGGGCGATGGCCGCTGTGGGCGCAGGCCCTGGGCCCGGGGAGGTGCACGCCTTGCGCGTGGCGCTCAAGCGCGTCCGATCGCTGATCCGCCTGGCGCGGCGCACACCCGGATGCCGGACACGGAAGCGCCTTCGTCGCCGCCTGGACCGGCTCTTCAAGGTGGCCGGCCGCGTCCGCGACCGGCAGGTGCTGCTGGAGCTGCTCGCGACCGAAGCGCCGACCGGCGGCACCGCCGCCCGGGCCCGAAAACGGTTGGCGGACGGCGCCCCGCAGGCGGATGAGCGATTGCTCCGCACCGTGCAACGGCAGGGCCATTTGGTCGATGAGCTGCGTAAGGCACTTGTCCCCGGGCTTGGCCGTTTGAGCCCGGCCGCATGGCGCCAGGCGCTCAGCAAGGCCATCAACGACGACCTGTGCGACGCTGCGGAACACCTCCATCGCGATGAAGCGGCCGATGCGTTGCACACCGTGCGGAAGCGCATCAAGCATGCAGTGCACGCGCTGGACCTGTGGCCGGACCGGCCGCTCCCACGCGCGCTGGCTTCACTCCGGCGCAGGTGCCGGAGCGCCCAGCAGCTGCTCGGCACCCGCCAGGACCTGGTGCTGCTCCGCGAACTGCTCGGCGGCCGGGCGAAGGATCGGAACACCGATGCGGTGCTCGCCGAGCGCATGGCCGCCCGCCTTCAGTGGATGGACCGCCGTGTGCGGATCGAGCTGAACGCCCTGTTGCCGGAAGGCGCGGATCACTTCGTCCCGAGCACGAGGTCCTCGTCAGCCTTCAGGCCGAAACGGAAGACCGCATCCGCCGGCAGGGTGGCCGCAGGCCGCTCCACCGTGACGGTGAAGCCTGCTTCACGCAGACGATCGATGTAATCGCGCCCGTAGAGGCGCACGTGGTCCCGCTGCCCGAAGCGCCGCTGGCGCTCGTCCGGGTCGATCACCGCAGGGTCCTCGTCGGTGACGGGCCCGTCGCTCATGGGCACGAGCAGGATGGCCACGCCACCGGGCCTCAGCACGCGGCAGAGCTCGCGCATCGCCCTGCGGTCATCCGGTACATGCTCCAGCACATGTGAGCAGATCACCAGATCGAAGTGGTCCGCCGGGTACGGCAGGCTGGTCACGTCCAGGTCCACGGTACCCGGCGGGTAGGTGTAGCCCGGCTCCTTCTTGTCCCCGGCGACGTATGTGATCCCAGGTGTCGCCTGGATCCGCTCGCGCAGGCTGCGGTCGGGCGCCACGTGCAACACCCGCTGTCCGGCTCTGGGAAGACCGCGCTGCTTCAGGGCGAGGGCCATCATGCGCGTGCGTTCCAGCGACCCGCAGAACGGGCAGAGCGCGTGCGGCCTTGGCGGCGTACCGCTGGGCAGATAGGCCACGGCACCGCGTTCGCACAAGGGGCAGCGAACCACATCACCGCTCAGGGCCCGCTCCCGCAACCACCGTTTGAGGCTGTTCAGCACGAGCGGCAAGTTAGCCGCACGCCCCGGGTCACTGCACCGACCAGCTCGTGAGCTTCTTCCGGAAGCCGCCACCACTGGCGAGGTACTTCGTCCCGTCCTGCACCAGACCGATCCCGTCGGCCCGGTGGGTGCGGAGCACGCGGTTGGGCAGGCCGGGGAACACCGCCTCGCCCTCCTCCACGGCCGTGGTGAAGGTGCCCGCTGGTACCACCACCGGTACAGGCGCATCAGCCATGCCCCAGGTCAACATGCCCGAAGGGGGATCACGCCGGCGAACAGGCGCAGCAGGGCGCTTACCGGGATCAGGGTGAAGGACGCGAGCCAGTAGGCGAACACGAGGCCACCGAACCAGATGCCGACCGCGTGGTCCGATGGATCGCCGAACGGAACGCGGATGGGAACGAAGCAGCGATGGTGGGCCGATCACTGCGTGATCACCGGGCCGTGCAGAGCGCCGTTGGTGACCTGCTTGCTGTTACCGGCACCGTCGTATAGCCTGCAGTTGAAGGTCACCTTGAAGGTGAATCGGGGGCCAAAGGGATCACCGGTGGAAGTGCGCTCGTTGATGCTGAAGCTACTTCCGGTCTGATCCGCTGTACCACGGTCTGTGGACCACTTCACCCCCAGCGGGTCCGTCCATTCCACGCGCACACCGTCAACGACCTCGTATGCCAGGGTCGATTGGTTCCACAAGAAGGCACCATAGGACCGTGACCCCAGCGCGACCATGGTGTTCACGCTGTCCACCGAAGGTGTACTGCTCAGGCCATAGAAGGTCTTGATCAAGCCCACTTTCCAACGGTCGTTCACATCCACGGAATCGGACACAATGGACTCTTGGTAGCTCGTGCAGACCGTGAGACCCATGTTGGAATTACCCATCGCGCCCGGGACGAAAATGTCCGTCGAGGTGGTTTTCAGTACCGGAATGCCATCCAACTCAAGGCTCAGCGCATACGAGGAACTGGCTCCACCACCGTCCGGTACCGGGGTGGTGGTCTCATCCTCCTTCTTACAACCGGCCGAGATCACAAGGATCATGACCAGCGCATTGCGCAGGTCATTCAGCAGGGAGGTTCCAGCCTTCATACTTCGGAGGTGGACGTATTCAGATCGCCCCCATCCCCAGCAGCAACGCCGGCTCTTCCATCAGCCCCTTGAAGGTGTTGAGGAAGGCGGCTCCGGTGGCGCCGTCCACCACGCGGTGGTCGCAGCTCAGCGTCACCTTCATGGTGTGGCCGGGCACGATGGCGCCGTGGCGTACCACGGGCTTCTCCACGATGCCGCCCACGGCCAGGATGCACGCGTCGGGCGGGTTGATGATGGCGGTGAACTCCTCGATGCCGAACATGCCGAGGTTGGAGATGGTGAAGGTGTTGCCCTCCCAATCCGCAGGTTGCAGCTTCTTCTCCTTCGCCTTCTTCGCCATGTCGCGCACCTCGGCACCGATGGTGCGCAGGGGCTTGCCATCGGCGAAGCGCACCACGGGCACCAGCAGGCCCTCCTCCACCGCCACGGCCACACCGATGTGCACGTGCTCGTTGTAGCGGATGCGATCGCCGAGCCAGCTGCTGTTCACCTTGGGGTGCTGCTTCAGGGCCACGGCGACGGCCTTGATCACCAGGTCGTTGAAGCTGATCTTGTCGGGCGCGATGCTCGCGTTGATCGCCTCGCGGACCTGCATGGCGCGGTCCATGGGGATCTCCAGCGTGAGGTAGAAGTGCGGTGCGCTGAACTTGCTCTCGGCCAGGCGACGCGCGATGGTCTTGCGCATCTGGCTCACGGCCACCTCGGTGAACGATTCGACCTGCGGTGCGGCATAGGCCATGCCACCGCCCGAGTACCCCTCGATGTCGCGCTTGGTCACGCGGCCCTCGGGACCACTGCCCTTCACCCGGCCGATGTCGATGCCCTTCTCCTGGGCCAGACGTTTGGCGAGCGGGCTCGCTGCTTTGCGTCCACTGCCGTTCGCTGAAGTGGAAGGAGCAGGCTTGGGGGCGGCGGGAGCAGGGGAAGCAGGAGCAGGGGAAGCAGCAGCAGGGGCAGCAGCAGGGGCAGGGGCAGGGGCAGCGGTCTTTGCCTCCTGCACCTGCGCCTGCTCCTTCGGAGCGCTACTTGCAGATTCAGCGAGCAGCTTGCTGATGTCCTCCCCTTCCTTGCCGAACACGGCCAGCAGGCTGTCCACCTCGGCGGTCTTGCCCTCCGGCACGCCGATGTGCAGCAGCACACCGTCATGGAAGCTCTCGAACTCCATGGTGGCCTTGTCCGTCTCGATCTCGGCGAGGATGTCCCCGCTCTTCACCTTGTCACCCACCTTCTTGTGCCACTTCGCCACCACGCCCTCGGTCATGGTGTCGCTCAGCTTCGGCATGCGTACGATCTCAGCCATAGTGTCTTGGTGATTAACCGCCACGGCGCAACGCGAAGTCCATGGTGATCGATGATACCCGCTGTTCACTGGCGCGGCGCATTCGTAGCGTTCGTTGCGTCGTTGCGGTCGGATCTCAGTCCTTGATGAACGGATAATCCGGGGTCTTGTACACGTCCTCCCACAGCTCCTTCGCCTCGGGCAGCGGGCTCTCCTCGGCGAACTTCACGGCCTCCTCCACCTCCTTCTTGATCGCCTCGTCCAGCGCTTCCAGTTCGGCCTCGGTGGACCACTTGTTGGAAAGGAGCTTGGCGCGCACGTCCTCGATGGGGTCCTGCTGCTTGTAGGCCTCCACCTCCTCCTTGCTGCGGTACTTCTGCGGGTCGCTCATGCTGTGGCCGCGGTACCGGTAGGTGTTGATCTCCAGCAGGTAGGGTCCGTGGCCCGCGCGGCAATGGGCGCAAGCCTTGGCGATGGCGGCGTGCACGGCCTCGCACTTCATGCCGTCCACCGGCTCGCCGGGCATGTCGTAGCTCTCGCCCAGGCGGTGCAGCTCGTGCACATTGCTGGTGCGCTCCACGCTGGTGCCCATGGCGTACTGGTTGTTCTCGATGATGAACACGACCGGAAGCTTCCAGGTCATGGCCATGTTGAAGGTCTCGTGCAGCATGCCCTGCCGCACGGCGCCATCGCCCATCATGCACAGGGTCACCTGGTCGCCACCGCGGTACTTGTCGGCGAAGGCGATGCCGGCGCCCAAGCCGATCTGCCCGCCCACGATGCCATGGCCGCCGAAGAGGTTGCGCCCCTTGTCGAAGAAGTGCATGCTGCCGCCCTTGCCCTTGCTGGTGCCGGTGGTCCTGCCATAGAGCTCGGCCATCACGCGGTGGGGCGTTTCCCCCAGCACAAGCGGATGGCAGTGGTCGCGGTAGCCGGTGATGATGCGGTCGTCAGTGCCCATGGCGGTGACCATGCCCGCGAGGATGGCCTCCTGGCCGATGTAGAGGTGGCAAAAGCCGCCGAACTTCTGCATGGTGTAGAGCTGCCCGCACTTCTCCTCGAAGCGCCGCATCAGCAGCATGTCCTTGAACCAGCGCTGGTAGGTCTCCTTGCCGTGGCCACCGTCGGCCGGGCGGGCGTTCTTCTTGGCGGGTGGGGCGGTCTTGGTGGGCATGGCGGTGTCGCCCTACGGGCGGGTGCCAAAGATAGCCCCCGCCCCGATGCCCGTCAGCGCTTCAGGAAGCTGCTATCGAAGGAGAGCGGCAGCAGGCTTTCAGCGCTGAAGGTCTCCAGCACGGGGCCGCGCACGATGCCCATCAGCAGCCGCAGGGGTGAACCCTGGCGGTGCTCCTGCTCCAGCAGGGCCTGGCGGCAGATGCCGCAGGGCGTCACCGGGTCGCGGCCCTTCACCTGCGGCACCACGATGGCCATGCACTCCACGGTGCCTTTGGGCAGCACGCTCATGGCGGCATGCAGGGCCGCACGTTCCGCGCAGATGCCCGCCGGGAAGCTGGCGTTCTCCTGGTTGCTGCCGGGTACGATCTCGCCGCTCTCCAGCCGCAGCGCCGCGCCCACCTTGAAGCGGGAGTACCGCGCGTAGGCGTTGGCCGCGGCGCGCTGGGCGAGCTTCAACAGCTCCTGGTCCTCCTTGGGCAGGGCGCTCCACGCGGCGTGGTGCATGTACACGGTGGTCACCTTGCGCGTGCTGGACATGGGCCGGGGAAAGGTGGCCGAAGGTAGGGCCCCGGACCGCTCGGCACACCCCTTCCACCCGCACCGATCCCTAGCTTTGGCGCCCCCGCGATGACGACGCTGCCTGCACTGCTCGAACGCTTCGCGCCCATCACCCTCGCGGAGATGGACGGTGTGAAGCTGCAGGACCGCATGGACACCAAGTACGTGTTCGGTCGTGCCGTGCTGCCGGCCGTGCTAGAGGACATGCGGCCGCACTACCGCCTGCTGGAGGTGGACGGTGTGCGGGGCGGCCACTACCGTTCGCTGTACTTCGACACGCCGGGCCTGCGGGACTACCACGACCACCACAACGGACGCACGCTGCGCCGCAAGGTGCGCTTCCGGGAGTACGTGGGAAGCGGGCTCTGCTTCCTGGAGGTGAAGCGCAAGACCGGGGCGGGCCGCACGGACAAGCGCCGGCTGAAGGTGGAGGCCATCCCCGGCACGCTGGCAGGCGACCAGGCCGCCTTCGTGGCCCATGCCTCACGCAGCACGGAAGCCCTCGTACCGGTGCTGTGGAACCGCTTCGTGCGGCTCACCTTCGTGCACCGCGAGCGCGCCGAGCGCCTCACCATCGACCTGGGCCTGCGCTTCAGCCTGTTCCATGATCCATCGCACGAGGTCGATCTGGACGGCATCGTGGTGGCCGAACTGAAGCAGGGCCGGGCCGATCGCGGTTCGCACTTCGCCCGCGCCATGCGGGCGCGCGGCATCCGCCCCGCCGGCATGAGCAAGTACTGCATCGGGCTGCTTCAGCTGCTCCCCACCCTCAAGTACAACCGGTTCAAGGAGGTGCTGCGCCACCTCGACCGCATCCAGCAGGCCGCCTGACCCCCTTCCACCATGATGACCATGAAGCTCTTCGGCATGCGCGTCTTCCACGAGGACATGTGGGAGCTGCTCTTCAAGTTCACGCTGGACGCGGCGGTGCTCTTCATCCTCATCCGCCTCATCTATTACCCCATCCATCGGAAGAAGGACTACCTGTTCACCTACTTCCTCTTCAACATCCTGATCTTCTTCCTGTGCGTCCTGCTGAACAACGTGAAGCTGAGCATCGGCTTCGCCTTCGGCCTCTTCGCCATCTTCGGCATCCTGCGCTACCGCACCGAGCAGATCAGCATCAAGGACATGACCTACCTGTTCGCGGTGATCAGCCTGGCGGTGATCAACGCGCTGGTGAGCAAGAAGATCAGCCTGGCCGAACTGCTGTTCACCGACGGCATGATCCTGCTGGTGACCTATGCCCTGGAGCACCTGTGGCTCACCCGGCACGAGGCCATGCGCCAGTTGATCTACGACCGGGTGGACCTCATCCGGCC is a window encoding:
- a CDS encoding lysoplasmalogenase: MDPRKSLPINGGLYLAALVGTLFAQARGWHTLEYVCKPLLLIVLSSWFFFNSRRVGDRFTLLVQAGLFFSLVGDVALMFQHLDEFNFLIGLAAFLMAQICYAVAFLHNAVEVDGAEGIWVSVLIMVLLLSYGFFFAYDLMPYLDEALVLPVVAYAIAISLMGVAAGFRFRRTFPRSFWMVFVGAVLFVASDSLLARNRFARPVPMGDVLIMVTYAGAQFLIAAGCLVHVLDPEERRRRHALRT
- the recG gene encoding ATP-dependent DNA helicase RecG, whose translation is MQPWTETPIEYLKGVGPQRGELFRKELGIATFNDLLHHFPFRYVDRSHFHAVKDAVEEGLAVQLKGTLTGIKQVGQKQGKRLTAVLSDGTGSIELVWFKGLKWLLQLLREGVVYVVYGKVSVFKGRPNIAHPELESEESWQVGGVTGLQPVYSTTEKAAAKGLHSRAIGKLTKVLVNQPGMHLPETLSAELVAWLGGMPRAQAFHQLHAPTDAQQLAVATRRQKFEELFFIQLELIRQKKLVQERVEGQCFDRVGELLNRFYKEHLPFEPTNAQKRVVKEVRRDLGSGRQMNRLVQGDVGSGKTLVALLSMLIALDNGRQAALMAPTEILAQQHFATISAMLKDMPVEVRLLTGSTKAAERRSLLTALRSGHIHILIGTHALLEDPVQFHDLGLVVIDEQHRFGVAQRARLWAKNTVPPHVLVMTATPIPRTLAMTLYGDLDVSVIDELPPGRKPVKTVHRFDSARNAVFAFLEDEIRKGRQVYVVYPLIEESEKNDLKDLTDGFEAITRRFPLPQYAVSIVHGRMDQATKDIEMARFKKGETNILVATTVIEVGVDVPNASVMVIENAERFGLSQLHQLRGRVGRGAEQSFCILMTGDKLGAEARERIGTMVRTNDGFEIAEADLRLRGPGDLMGTQQSGLPQLHLADLVHDVELLQQARAAAIRITDSDPELRDPAHAPIARAMEDRMKDKAVWGRIS
- a CDS encoding CHAD domain-containing protein, encoding MAARRASSLPLRMERAVTALERAMAAVGAGPGPGEVHALRVALKRVRSLIRLARRTPGCRTRKRLRRRLDRLFKVAGRVRDRQVLLELLATEAPTGGTAARARKRLADGAPQADERLLRTVQRQGHLVDELRKALVPGLGRLSPAAWRQALSKAINDDLCDAAEHLHRDEAADALHTVRKRIKHAVHALDLWPDRPLPRALASLRRRCRSAQQLLGTRQDLVLLRELLGGRAKDRNTDAVLAERMAARLQWMDRRVRIELNALLPEGADHFVPSTRSSSAFRPKRKTASAGRVAAGRSTVTVKPASRRRSM
- a CDS encoding pyruvate dehydrogenase complex dihydrolipoamide acetyltransferase, with the translated sequence MAEIVRMPKLSDTMTEGVVAKWHKKVGDKVKSGDILAEIETDKATMEFESFHDGVLLHIGVPEGKTAEVDSLLAVFGKEGEDISKLLAESASSAPKEQAQVQEAKTAAPAPAPAAAPAAASPAPASPAPAAPKPAPSTSANGSGRKAASPLAKRLAQEKGIDIGRVKGSGPEGRVTKRDIEGYSGGGMAYAAPQVESFTEVAVSQMRKTIARRLAESKFSAPHFYLTLEIPMDRAMQVREAINASIAPDKISFNDLVIKAVAVALKQHPKVNSSWLGDRIRYNEHVHIGVAVAVEEGLLVPVVRFADGKPLRTIGAEVRDMAKKAKEKKLQPADWEGNTFTISNLGMFGIEEFTAIINPPDACILAVGGIVEKPVVRHGAIVPGHTMKVTLSCDHRVVDGATGAAFLNTFKGLMEEPALLLGMGAI
- the pdhA gene encoding pyruvate dehydrogenase (acetyl-transferring) E1 component subunit alpha, which encodes MPTKTAPPAKKNARPADGGHGKETYQRWFKDMLLMRRFEEKCGQLYTMQKFGGFCHLYIGQEAILAGMVTAMGTDDRIITGYRDHCHPLVLGETPHRVMAELYGRTTGTSKGKGGSMHFFDKGRNLFGGHGIVGGQIGLGAGIAFADKYRGGDQVTLCMMGDGAVRQGMLHETFNMAMTWKLPVVFIIENNQYAMGTSVERTSNVHELHRLGESYDMPGEPVDGMKCEAVHAAIAKACAHCRAGHGPYLLEINTYRYRGHSMSDPQKYRSKEEVEAYKQQDPIEDVRAKLLSNKWSTEAELEALDEAIKKEVEEAVKFAEESPLPEAKELWEDVYKTPDYPFIKD
- a CDS encoding cytidine deaminase, producing the protein MSSTRKVTTVYMHHAAWSALPKEDQELLKLAQRAAANAYARYSRFKVGAALRLESGEIVPGSNQENASFPAGICAERAALHAAMSVLPKGTVECMAIVVPQVKGRDPVTPCGICRQALLEQEHRQGSPLRLLMGIVRGPVLETFSAESLLPLSFDSSFLKR
- a CDS encoding polyphosphate polymerase domain-containing protein, yielding MTTLPALLERFAPITLAEMDGVKLQDRMDTKYVFGRAVLPAVLEDMRPHYRLLEVDGVRGGHYRSLYFDTPGLRDYHDHHNGRTLRRKVRFREYVGSGLCFLEVKRKTGAGRTDKRRLKVEAIPGTLAGDQAAFVAHASRSTEALVPVLWNRFVRLTFVHRERAERLTIDLGLRFSLFHDPSHEVDLDGIVVAELKQGRADRGSHFARAMRARGIRPAGMSKYCIGLLQLLPTLKYNRFKEVLRHLDRIQQAA
- a CDS encoding DUF4956 domain-containing protein, coding for MMTMKLFGMRVFHEDMWELLFKFTLDAAVLFILIRLIYYPIHRKKDYLFTYFLFNILIFFLCVLLNNVKLSIGFAFGLFAIFGILRYRTEQISIKDMTYLFAVISLAVINALVSKKISLAELLFTDGMILLVTYALEHLWLTRHEAMRQLIYDRVDLIRPGQRDALHTDLKQRLGITVSRVEVGRIDLLRDTAQLRVFYYDDEQAPGSFTEMAADDGDD